A genomic segment from Nitrospira sp. encodes:
- a CDS encoding outer membrane efflux protein, translated as MKYLLHRTTVLTLIAFSVTATVTIGSHAMESEPPATLPNGSFLGVQQAVDIAVKHHPILLEGAANLKASEARTEQARSLYYPQVYANADAAAGSARINARFVTPAGGLLQPNLSQYAVGAQASQRIYDFGYTQNLVESSNLFRRASEQDISARRALILLQVQRAYLTSLKRHRLVQIAEETVRERGQIVGQIETLYRQQLKSKLDFDLARVELVNAQSLLVRSRNDLKSSFADLNRTMGIAGAEDYVLEDISVEVRPQKTLESLIGESLSHPEVKRAKEQRASAEARLRAMKRQYLPTVSAIASGGSFDTFDPNRQVPTGGWWAAGALVSMPIFTGFLIENQVREASAQQAAAEAVSLNIEQALTQQVTNAYLDTITFAQQITLAEEQVKTAQEALQLSRQRYKLGLGTVVEVTQSEVAVTAAQTRLAETQYDYKIAEVTLAYTSQGDGTGRVQLLSRSVGRDGPVTRFSRLHEPADGK; from the coding sequence ATGAAATATTTGCTTCATCGCACGACCGTCCTGACGCTGATAGCCTTTTCCGTGACCGCGACCGTCACAATCGGCTCTCACGCCATGGAATCGGAACCACCGGCCACCTTGCCGAACGGCAGTTTCCTCGGCGTGCAGCAGGCGGTCGACATCGCCGTCAAACATCACCCGATCCTCCTCGAAGGCGCGGCGAACCTGAAGGCATCCGAAGCGCGTACCGAACAGGCGCGTTCCCTCTACTATCCGCAGGTCTATGCGAACGCCGACGCCGCTGCCGGATCGGCCCGCATCAATGCCCGATTCGTGACGCCGGCCGGCGGATTACTTCAACCCAACCTCAGCCAATATGCGGTCGGCGCCCAGGCGAGCCAACGGATTTACGATTTCGGCTATACTCAAAACCTGGTGGAATCGTCGAACCTGTTCCGGCGCGCGAGTGAGCAGGATATCAGCGCCAGGCGGGCCCTCATCCTCTTACAGGTCCAGCGGGCGTACCTGACGAGTCTGAAGCGACATCGCTTGGTCCAGATCGCGGAAGAAACCGTCCGGGAGCGCGGACAAATCGTCGGCCAGATCGAAACCCTGTACCGGCAACAACTGAAATCCAAGCTCGATTTCGACCTGGCGCGGGTCGAACTGGTGAACGCCCAATCGTTGTTGGTGCGCAGCCGTAACGATCTCAAATCCAGCTTCGCCGACTTGAACCGCACGATGGGTATCGCCGGCGCGGAGGATTACGTGCTCGAAGACATTTCCGTCGAAGTACGGCCGCAGAAAACGCTGGAGAGTCTGATCGGCGAAAGCCTGTCTCATCCCGAGGTCAAGCGAGCAAAGGAACAGAGGGCCTCGGCAGAAGCCAGACTCCGCGCCATGAAACGACAATACCTCCCGACCGTCTCGGCGATCGCCAGCGGAGGGAGCTTCGACACCTTCGATCCGAATCGTCAGGTCCCGACCGGCGGGTGGTGGGCAGCCGGCGCATTGGTCTCCATGCCGATCTTCACCGGGTTCCTGATCGAAAACCAGGTGCGTGAAGCGAGCGCCCAACAGGCGGCGGCGGAGGCGGTCAGCCTGAACATCGAACAGGCGCTGACACAGCAGGTAACGAACGCCTACCTCGATACGATCACCTTCGCACAACAGATCACATTGGCGGAGGAACAGGTCAAGACGGCCCAGGAAGCGTTGCAACTCTCACGACAGCGTTACAAACTCGGGCTGGGCACGGTCGTCGAAGTCACGCAATCGGAAGTGGCGGTGACGGCGGCGCAAACCCGCCTGGCTGAAACACAATATGACTACAAGATCGCCGAGGTCACGTTGGCCTACACATCTCAAGGCGACGGAACCGGCCGCGTTCAACTGCTGAGCCGTTCGGTGGGCAGGGACGGCCCCGTAACCCGGTTCAGCCGCCTGCATGAACCGGCCGATGGAAAATAG
- a CDS encoding Peptidyl-prolyl cis-trans isomerase produces the protein MTAQAGSLQATITVTSKNEPWGQIVLRLFPDVAPNHVKNFVDLAKQGFYDGTTFHRVIPGFMIQGGDPNSKNPDRASHGMGGPGHKVKAEFNSKPHKRGTLSMARANDPDSAGSQFFICVNDANFLDWQYTVFGEVQSGLDVVDKVVNVKRDGRDNPLERIEMTVSVTE, from the coding sequence ATGACTGCACAAGCCGGTTCACTGCAAGCGACCATCACCGTGACCTCGAAAAACGAGCCGTGGGGGCAAATCGTCCTGCGATTGTTTCCCGACGTGGCGCCCAACCATGTGAAGAACTTTGTGGATCTGGCGAAGCAGGGGTTCTACGACGGCACCACGTTCCACCGTGTGATTCCGGGGTTCATGATTCAGGGCGGCGATCCGAACAGCAAGAATCCGGATCGCGCCTCGCACGGCATGGGCGGACCGGGACACAAGGTCAAGGCGGAGTTCAACAGCAAGCCGCATAAGCGAGGCACCCTGTCCATGGCGCGTGCCAACGATCCGGACAGCGCCGGGTCGCAGTTTTTCATCTGTGTCAACGACGCCAACTTTCTGGACTGGCAATATACCGTGTTCGGTGAAGTGCAGAGCGGATTGGATGTGGTCGATAAGGTGGTCAATGTGAAACGCGACGGGCGGGATAATCCGCTGGAGCGCATTGAAATGACGGTCTCTGTCACGGAATGA
- a CDS encoding Twin-arginine translocation protein TatC, producing the protein MLAPLAAHIQSLKKRLLIIAATLGLAFAAAFAYSAEMVAWLNRPFPNQLVFYGPTEALFASIKVSFLAGLIVSLPIIFYHVWKFIEPALLPKEQRWAIPLFLLAALLFALGLVFCNLVILPLVIDFFVSFGMDRDITPALGVGTYIDFNVKFLLIFGCAFELPLVLTLLSRVGVVSAATLAQYRKHAIMAALIISAIVTPDATLFTMLLMAVPLMVLYEIGIIGAKLFGRSAGPPAGVNLPLDPDIPIGTAGHRVR; encoded by the coding sequence ATGCTCGCACCACTGGCCGCCCATATTCAGTCGCTCAAGAAGCGGCTGTTGATCATCGCGGCGACGTTGGGCCTCGCGTTTGCCGCAGCGTTTGCCTACTCGGCCGAGATGGTGGCCTGGCTCAATCGTCCCTTTCCCAACCAATTGGTGTTCTACGGGCCGACGGAAGCGCTGTTTGCCTCCATCAAGGTGTCGTTTCTGGCCGGCCTCATCGTGAGCCTGCCGATCATTTTTTACCACGTCTGGAAGTTCATCGAGCCGGCGCTGCTCCCGAAGGAGCAGCGCTGGGCGATTCCCCTGTTCCTGCTGGCCGCCTTGCTGTTTGCGCTCGGGTTGGTCTTCTGTAACCTCGTCATTCTGCCGCTCGTCATCGATTTCTTCGTCAGCTTCGGGATGGACCGCGACATCACCCCGGCCTTGGGTGTGGGGACCTATATCGACTTCAACGTGAAATTTTTGCTGATCTTCGGCTGCGCCTTCGAGTTGCCGTTGGTGTTGACGCTGTTGTCGCGGGTGGGGGTGGTCTCCGCGGCGACGCTGGCGCAGTATCGTAAACATGCCATCATGGCGGCGCTGATCATCTCGGCGATCGTGACGCCGGACGCCACCTTGTTCACTATGCTGCTGATGGCGGTGCCCCTCATGGTGCTGTATGAGATCGGCATCATCGGCGCCAAACTGTTCGGGCGAAGCGCCGGGCCTCCTGCAGGCGTGAATTTGCCGCTCGATCCTGATATACCGATAGGAACTGCCGGCCACCGAGTCCGGTGA
- a CDS encoding Ribosomal-protein-S18p-alanine acetyltransferase produces MVVERVLIEPADPDALDEVLVIEQACFSSPWTRKMLAAELSGNPFANFLLAKCPDPPSGSLVLAGYVCFWIVFEEVRLMNLAVLARFRRQGVATRLVCTALRTGLERGANRAMLEVRVSNHEARALYHRLGFRHTATRTRYYVNPDEDAVLMEMTPLQAGPLCVRQHDLPEPGDTTVIHGHV; encoded by the coding sequence ATGGTTGTGGAGAGGGTGCTGATCGAACCGGCCGACCCCGATGCGCTCGATGAGGTGCTGGTCATCGAACAGGCTTGCTTCTCCTCACCCTGGACGCGCAAAATGTTGGCGGCGGAACTGTCCGGTAATCCATTTGCCAATTTTCTGCTCGCGAAGTGCCCTGATCCTCCGTCAGGGTCTCTCGTGCTTGCAGGCTATGTCTGTTTTTGGATCGTGTTCGAAGAAGTGCGGTTGATGAACCTGGCCGTGCTCGCTCGGTTCCGCCGACAGGGCGTCGCGACGCGTCTGGTCTGTACGGCATTACGAACCGGGTTGGAACGGGGTGCGAATCGGGCTATGCTGGAAGTACGCGTGTCGAATCACGAGGCTCGGGCTCTTTATCACCGGCTGGGATTTCGCCACACTGCCACACGGACTCGTTACTATGTCAATCCCGACGAGGATGCGGTGCTGATGGAGATGACGCCGCTCCAAGCGGGGCCTCTTTGTGTGCGGCAGCATGACCTTCCGGAGCCGGGCGACACAACGGTTATCCATGGGCATGTGTAG
- a CDS encoding tRNA threonylcarbamoyladenosine biosynthesis protein TsaB, giving the protein MHLLAIDTATAWQSVALLQDDRVLALVEQDAEGSHARRLMGAIDRVLKDAGLSLRDLQGLALSIGPGSFTGLRVGLATLLGFRSVMGTPVVPVPTLEAMAWNLRTRSGLLVPVLKSRKNEVYWAAYEWLPGAVLHRHMGEQVGPPSSVAQALQGAAACTLFGDGWQAYGQEIRQAIESVGGKPQEVVSAMQRPSAVSVAFAARLRFERGEVAGQCPAPLYGQRTEAEVKFDELQGLSAVERRRQRVASKRGRSRRPVDRGSAGARTRK; this is encoded by the coding sequence ATGCATCTTCTGGCGATCGATACGGCGACTGCCTGGCAAAGCGTGGCACTGTTACAAGACGATCGGGTGCTGGCACTGGTCGAACAAGATGCCGAGGGCTCCCATGCGCGCAGGCTGATGGGCGCCATCGACCGGGTGCTCAAGGATGCGGGACTGTCGTTGAGGGATCTGCAGGGGTTGGCCCTGTCGATCGGGCCAGGGTCGTTCACCGGCCTGCGGGTGGGACTGGCGACCCTGTTGGGTTTTCGGTCGGTCATGGGAACGCCGGTGGTACCGGTACCGACCTTGGAAGCCATGGCTTGGAATCTGCGCACTCGGTCGGGACTGCTGGTGCCTGTGCTCAAGAGCCGGAAGAATGAAGTCTATTGGGCCGCTTACGAATGGCTGCCTGGGGCTGTGCTGCATCGACACATGGGCGAACAGGTGGGGCCTCCGTCATCGGTCGCTCAGGCGCTGCAAGGCGCAGCAGCCTGTACGTTGTTCGGGGATGGTTGGCAAGCTTACGGCCAGGAGATCCGGCAGGCCATCGAGTCCGTCGGAGGAAAACCGCAGGAGGTTGTGTCGGCAATGCAGCGTCCCTCTGCAGTCAGCGTGGCCTTCGCGGCGAGGCTGCGGTTTGAGCGCGGCGAGGTGGCGGGGCAATGCCCGGCCCCACTCTATGGACAACGGACCGAAGCGGAAGTGAAGTTCGACGAACTGCAGGGGCTGTCGGCGGTCGAGCGGCGGCGGCAACGGGTGGCGAGCAAGAGGGGGCGAAGCCGGCGGCCTGTCGATCGTGGAAGTGCCGGCGCACGCACCAGAAAATAG
- a CDS encoding DNA repair protein RadA, protein MKAKTTFHCQACGHQAPRWLGRCPDCAGWNTFKEERQPATPKGRQTMPNMTAASAVPISDIEIVGEPRCGTGMSEFDRVLGGGVVPGSVMLIGGDPGIGKTTLLLQALPLLATAGEQVLYVSGEESPRQIKMRGQRLGIGGKQLLILGETSLEQILKSIQAVQPAAVVVDSIQTVYTEQLTSAPGSISQVQEVAGQLMWFAKRSHVPVFIIGHVTKEGAIAGPRLLEHIVDTVLYFEGDKSHSYRILRAVKNRFGSTNEIGVFEMKEGGLEEVGNPSELFLAERPQRSTGSVVVSSLEGTRPILVELQALVSGTNYAMPKRMANGVEPNRLSLLLAVMEKRLGMHLSGQDVYVNVVGGIHIDEPAIDLGIVAAVTSSLRECPIDFTTLVMGEVGLGGEVRAISQAELRIREAAKMGFKRCLLPERNVAKLEQVEGIELIGIHEVGDALDAVLA, encoded by the coding sequence ATGAAGGCGAAGACCACGTTTCATTGCCAGGCCTGCGGGCACCAGGCGCCTCGCTGGCTCGGACGTTGCCCCGACTGCGCGGGTTGGAATACCTTCAAGGAAGAACGCCAGCCTGCGACTCCCAAAGGCCGCCAAACCATGCCGAATATGACGGCGGCATCGGCTGTGCCGATCTCCGACATCGAAATCGTGGGCGAACCGCGGTGCGGAACCGGCATGAGCGAGTTCGACCGGGTCCTGGGCGGAGGGGTGGTTCCGGGCTCCGTGATGTTGATCGGCGGCGATCCCGGCATCGGCAAGACCACGCTGTTGTTGCAGGCCTTGCCGCTCCTCGCGACGGCCGGTGAGCAGGTGCTCTATGTCTCGGGCGAAGAGTCTCCCCGTCAGATCAAGATGCGGGGCCAGCGCCTGGGCATCGGCGGCAAGCAGTTGCTGATTCTCGGAGAAACGTCGCTTGAACAGATTCTCAAGTCCATCCAGGCGGTGCAGCCGGCGGCGGTGGTGGTGGATTCGATCCAGACGGTCTATACGGAACAGCTTACGTCCGCTCCTGGGAGCATCAGCCAGGTGCAGGAGGTGGCGGGGCAACTGATGTGGTTCGCCAAGCGCAGTCATGTGCCGGTCTTCATCATCGGCCATGTCACGAAAGAAGGCGCCATTGCCGGGCCGCGACTGTTGGAACATATCGTCGATACGGTGTTGTATTTCGAAGGGGACAAGAGCCACAGCTACCGCATTCTGCGGGCGGTGAAAAACCGGTTCGGTTCGACGAACGAGATCGGGGTCTTCGAAATGAAGGAGGGAGGGCTGGAGGAAGTCGGCAATCCCTCCGAGTTGTTTCTGGCCGAGCGGCCGCAACGGAGCACCGGCTCCGTGGTGGTGTCCAGCCTGGAGGGGACGAGGCCGATCTTGGTCGAATTGCAGGCGCTGGTGTCCGGGACCAATTACGCGATGCCCAAGCGGATGGCCAACGGGGTGGAGCCCAATCGCCTCTCGCTGTTGCTGGCCGTGATGGAAAAGCGGTTAGGCATGCACCTCTCGGGGCAGGATGTCTATGTGAACGTGGTCGGCGGAATCCACATCGACGAGCCGGCCATCGACTTGGGCATTGTGGCGGCGGTCACGTCGAGCCTGCGCGAGTGCCCGATCGATTTTACGACGCTCGTGATGGGAGAGGTCGGGTTAGGGGGAGAGGTTCGGGCGATCAGCCAGGCCGAGCTGCGGATTCGTGAGGCGGCGAAGATGGGATTCAAACGTTGTCTGTTGCCGGAGCGGAATGTGGCGAAGTTGGAGCAAGTCGAGGGCATTGAATTGATCGGGATTCATGAAGTCGGAGACGCGCTTGATGCGGTACTGGCCTGA
- a CDS encoding Enoyl-[acyl-carrier-protein] reductase [NADH] — MLLQGKKGLIIGVANKHSIAWAIAQAAAREGAQLLFSYQNERLRENVEELVQTLPGAAVSVCDVGDDGQIDALMKAAGQKLGRLDFLVHSLAFAPREELTGEFLNTTRQGFATALDVSAYSLVAVTRAAVPLMTEGGSVVTLTYLGSERVVPHYNVMGVAKAALEATVRYLAHDLGPKNIRVNAVSAGPIKTLAARGVSGISKMVDHHRAFAPLRRATEQGEVGDTALFLVSPLGRGITGEVIYVDGGYHILGSLASVD; from the coding sequence ATGTTGTTACAGGGGAAAAAGGGCCTCATCATCGGTGTGGCCAACAAACATAGTATCGCCTGGGCGATCGCGCAGGCTGCGGCGCGTGAAGGCGCTCAACTGTTGTTCAGCTATCAGAACGAGCGGTTGCGTGAAAACGTCGAGGAGTTGGTCCAGACCCTGCCCGGCGCTGCTGTCTCTGTGTGTGATGTCGGAGATGACGGCCAGATCGACGCGCTGATGAAAGCCGCCGGACAAAAATTGGGGCGGTTGGATTTTCTGGTGCATTCCCTTGCCTTCGCCCCGCGGGAAGAACTCACGGGGGAATTTCTGAACACCACGCGCCAGGGTTTTGCAACGGCCCTCGATGTCAGCGCCTATTCCCTCGTGGCGGTCACGCGGGCGGCTGTGCCGTTGATGACGGAGGGCGGATCGGTGGTCACGTTGACCTATCTCGGAAGTGAGCGGGTGGTGCCGCACTACAATGTGATGGGCGTGGCCAAGGCAGCGCTTGAGGCGACGGTACGTTACCTTGCGCATGACCTAGGGCCGAAGAATATCCGAGTCAATGCGGTCTCTGCCGGGCCGATCAAGACCTTGGCGGCGCGCGGCGTATCCGGAATCAGCAAGATGGTCGACCACCACCGAGCCTTTGCCCCGCTCCGACGGGCGACCGAGCAGGGCGAGGTCGGCGATACGGCGCTGTTTTTGGTCAGTCCATTGGGTCGCGGCATCACCGGAGAGGTGATCTACGTCGACGGGGGGTACCATATTCTCGGGTCGTTGGCTTCCGTCGACTAG
- a CDS encoding Thiol peroxidase, Bcp-type produces MTSGLEVGAKAPDFSLPDQEGNRLSLKGLKGKQVVLYFYPKDDTSGCTKEACDFRDNLAPIKKAGAVVIGVSMDGKASHQKFIAKYELPFALLSDEDAAICKAYGVYKEKSMYGRKYWGIERSTFVIDADGRLKALFRKVKVPGHVNEVLAALKA; encoded by the coding sequence ATGACGAGTGGGTTGGAGGTGGGAGCGAAGGCGCCGGATTTTTCCCTGCCGGACCAGGAGGGGAACCGGTTGTCGTTGAAGGGGCTCAAGGGCAAGCAAGTGGTGCTGTATTTCTATCCCAAGGACGATACCTCCGGCTGCACGAAAGAGGCCTGCGACTTTCGAGACAACCTGGCGCCGATCAAGAAGGCGGGGGCGGTTGTGATCGGGGTCAGCATGGATGGGAAAGCTTCGCACCAGAAGTTCATCGCCAAGTACGAGTTGCCGTTTGCGCTCCTGAGCGATGAAGATGCGGCGATCTGCAAGGCCTATGGAGTGTACAAAGAGAAGAGCATGTACGGCCGCAAGTACTGGGGCATCGAGCGGAGCACCTTCGTGATCGACGCCGACGGGCGGCTCAAGGCCCTCTTTCGAAAGGTGAAGGTGCCGGGCCACGTCAACGAGGTGCTCGCTGCGCTGAAGGCCTAA
- a CDS encoding DUF369 domain-containing protein, producing MSTNGSVRRIRIRVGGVQLDAELKGTKTAEEIYQALPAEGPLNVWGEEFYFKIAGVKDHRETATTQVKVGDVAFWGAGQVLAIFFGRTPMSMGTDPVPADRVNVVGRVLGDAAILRQAMNAGTIRVERIEQGAPAG from the coding sequence ATGAGCACGAACGGAAGCGTGAGGCGGATTCGAATCAGAGTCGGCGGCGTTCAGCTGGATGCGGAATTGAAAGGCACCAAGACGGCGGAGGAAATTTACCAAGCCTTGCCGGCCGAAGGGCCGTTGAATGTCTGGGGCGAAGAGTTCTATTTTAAGATTGCGGGCGTGAAGGACCACCGAGAGACGGCAACGACCCAAGTGAAGGTCGGAGATGTGGCCTTTTGGGGTGCCGGCCAAGTGCTGGCGATTTTTTTCGGACGGACTCCGATGAGCATGGGTACCGATCCTGTGCCGGCGGATCGGGTCAATGTGGTGGGGCGTGTGCTGGGTGATGCGGCGATCCTGCGTCAGGCGATGAACGCCGGCACGATCCGAGTGGAACGGATCGAACAGGGGGCGCCGGCCGGGTAA
- a CDS encoding Protein serine/threonine phosphatase PrpC, regulation of stationary phase: MWEWSVYGGTDRGLVRPTNQDTFLVDHRHRLWAVADGMGGHAGGDIASRLVTDTLADLAPSLSHDTSDQTVTVDEGAVALLTTMVQRAHRAVRQYAVQHPPLQGMGTTLVVAHLLPLPRPRAIILNVGDSRAYLIREAAIRPMTRDHTLVEEQVRDGLLTPTQAACHPDRHVLTRAMGLGLAIDADVFHCELRDRDLLLLCSDGLTKMLTDECILRTTMLHRHDSAGVTRALIQAALDEGGIDNVTVVACTVTGTTDPANRH, from the coding sequence ATGTGGGAGTGGTCGGTCTACGGCGGGACAGATCGAGGGTTGGTTCGTCCGACCAATCAAGATACGTTTCTGGTCGATCATCGGCACCGACTCTGGGCCGTGGCCGACGGTATGGGAGGCCATGCGGGAGGAGACATCGCCAGCCGACTGGTCACGGACACCCTCGCGGATCTCGCGCCGAGCCTTTCTCACGATACCTCAGACCAAACCGTCACAGTGGATGAGGGCGCCGTCGCGCTCCTCACGACCATGGTACAACGTGCCCATAGGGCCGTTCGACAGTACGCCGTTCAACATCCACCGCTGCAAGGGATGGGAACGACGCTGGTCGTGGCGCATCTCCTGCCGCTTCCTCGACCCCGTGCGATCATCCTGAACGTCGGTGACAGCCGAGCCTACCTGATCAGAGAAGCCGCCATTAGGCCGATGACGCGTGACCATACGTTGGTCGAAGAACAGGTCCGTGACGGACTCCTCACGCCGACGCAGGCAGCGTGCCATCCGGACCGCCATGTGTTGACTCGGGCCATGGGGCTTGGTCTCGCCATCGATGCCGATGTCTTCCACTGCGAGCTACGCGATCGGGATCTGCTGCTGCTCTGTTCGGACGGCCTCACGAAAATGTTGACCGATGAGTGCATTCTCCGTACAACCATGCTGCACCGACACGATTCCGCCGGAGTGACTCGCGCTTTGATTCAGGCGGCGCTGGATGAAGGGGGGATCGACAATGTGACCGTAGTCGCCTGCACCGTGACCGGTACGACCGATCCGGCAAATAGACATTGA
- a CDS encoding ATP-binding region, ATPase-like:Histidine kinase A-like yields MTLHEHSRHTSILPGSVDLIRIIGDFAERMGQATDLTRLGDCILAAISQPIHLPSAAIWIRESDPLQYRLLTSMGSQAPSVLPSVLPGDHPLVTSLSKTMHMLRYDQQPSSTTDAAMATARAAVCFPLQNHTGLLGLCTFGPIDKDVRWDEEALVVVETIARIACNALTHHMTQDDLRRAATLMRRTDRLRSLEIMAGGFAHEIRNPLTSIKTFVQLAPQRQHDPVFIEEFSRHAIEDVHRIEGLLHEILDYAGYMAPQPTDVDLNELVASSLCFVSATASQRGIRLRTVLAPRLPLLSLDRQQIKQVLLNLLLNALEAMPDGEGSICVRTRVIPRGGGTTWVQMQVEDQGCGIAPDHLDHIFDPFFTTKHSNSAGNGSGLGLTTAHQIVREHGGELSVESRVGAGATFSVNLPVPDERTTASAALE; encoded by the coding sequence ATGACACTCCACGAACACAGTCGGCACACCTCTATCCTTCCAGGTTCTGTGGATCTCATCAGAATAATCGGTGACTTCGCCGAGAGGATGGGACAGGCGACGGATCTCACGCGCCTCGGTGACTGTATTCTGGCTGCCATCTCGCAACCCATTCACCTCCCCTCGGCGGCCATCTGGATACGAGAGTCCGACCCCCTGCAGTACCGTCTGCTGACATCCATGGGATCACAGGCGCCTTCGGTATTACCCTCCGTATTGCCCGGCGATCATCCCCTCGTTACAAGCCTTTCGAAGACGATGCACATGCTCCGATACGACCAGCAACCTTCCTCCACGACCGACGCGGCCATGGCTACGGCGCGTGCAGCAGTCTGCTTTCCGCTTCAAAACCACACCGGCTTGCTCGGTCTGTGTACCTTCGGCCCGATCGACAAGGACGTTCGTTGGGACGAAGAAGCGTTGGTGGTCGTCGAGACGATCGCACGTATCGCCTGCAATGCCTTGACCCATCACATGACTCAGGACGATCTGCGCCGGGCCGCCACGTTGATGAGACGGACCGATCGCCTGCGCTCGCTGGAAATCATGGCGGGCGGATTTGCCCATGAAATCCGTAACCCGCTCACCTCGATCAAGACCTTTGTGCAGTTGGCTCCGCAACGCCAGCACGATCCGGTGTTCATCGAGGAATTCAGCCGCCATGCCATCGAAGATGTCCATCGCATCGAAGGCTTGCTCCACGAGATCCTCGACTATGCCGGCTACATGGCTCCGCAACCGACCGACGTGGACCTCAACGAACTCGTCGCGTCCTCCCTGTGTTTCGTGTCGGCCACGGCGTCGCAGCGCGGGATCCGCCTGCGGACAGTCCTGGCACCACGGTTGCCCCTCCTCTCGCTCGATCGTCAACAGATCAAGCAGGTTCTCCTGAACCTCTTGCTGAACGCGCTGGAGGCCATGCCGGACGGCGAAGGGAGTATTTGTGTGCGGACGCGCGTGATCCCGCGTGGCGGCGGCACGACGTGGGTACAGATGCAGGTCGAGGACCAGGGATGCGGCATTGCGCCGGATCACTTGGACCATATCTTCGATCCGTTTTTTACGACGAAGCATTCCAACAGCGCTGGCAACGGCTCGGGCCTGGGCCTGACGACCGCCCACCAGATCGTCCGCGAACATGGAGGCGAGCTGTCGGTCGAAAGTCGAGTCGGTGCCGGAGCCACGTTTTCCGTGAATCTTCCCGTACCGGATGAGCGAACCACAGCCTCAGCAGCATTGGAGTAA